The Carnobacterium sp. 17-4 genome has a window encoding:
- a CDS encoding SulP family inorganic anion transporter produces MRKYKNEWFGNIKGDVLAGIVVCLALFPEVIGFMLVAGVEPIVGVYATFFITATAAFFGGRTGLISAAAGSVALVLAHLVAEYGVEYLFAATVLAGIIQVILGLFKVGKLMRYIPKPVMLGFVNGLGIMMFLSQLDHFKGNSILLVLGIVGIAIIFLAPKLTKKIPAPIISIVVVTALVLGLDLNAQLLGDLGTISSDLPKFGIPSVPMNVETLKIILPTALSVAIVGLVESLLTAQLVDDLTNEPSDKNRESMSQGLGNVLSGFFGGIAGCGMIGQTIINLNYGGIGRLATFLSGFFMLMSVVLFNKVVIQIPIVALAAVMVVVAYETIDWRSVKRLNIMPKNESFVMLLTVGIVLVTHNLAYGVVAGTLVSAIFAAFSMTHFQVEKGTDHDEYHYKAHGHLYFASAEKFLDFFVHDFDHEGELVIDVSAMTLWDSTAVEAIDKLISKNKESGLTFINANKQSKELFKKNSIHKMK; encoded by the coding sequence ATGCGAAAATATAAAAATGAATGGTTTGGTAACATAAAAGGAGATGTTTTAGCTGGAATTGTTGTTTGCTTAGCTTTATTTCCTGAAGTAATTGGTTTTATGTTAGTTGCTGGTGTGGAACCCATCGTGGGTGTCTATGCAACATTTTTTATCACAGCAACGGCCGCTTTTTTTGGAGGTCGGACTGGATTAATTTCAGCAGCTGCAGGCTCAGTTGCATTAGTACTTGCTCATTTAGTTGCTGAATATGGGGTAGAATATCTTTTTGCTGCAACAGTTTTAGCCGGAATTATACAAGTTATACTAGGTTTATTTAAAGTAGGAAAATTAATGCGTTACATACCAAAACCTGTTATGTTGGGATTTGTAAATGGTTTAGGGATTATGATGTTCTTATCTCAATTGGATCATTTCAAGGGGAACTCGATTTTACTCGTACTTGGGATTGTTGGAATTGCCATTATATTTTTAGCTCCTAAGTTAACAAAAAAAATTCCTGCACCGATTATTTCAATTGTAGTCGTTACCGCTCTCGTTTTAGGATTAGATTTAAATGCACAACTGTTAGGTGATTTAGGGACTATTTCAAGTGATCTACCTAAATTTGGTATTCCAAGTGTGCCTATGAATGTAGAAACATTGAAAATTATTTTACCTACTGCGCTTTCTGTGGCTATCGTTGGGTTAGTAGAATCACTATTGACAGCACAATTAGTAGATGATCTGACAAATGAACCAAGTGATAAAAATCGTGAATCAATGAGTCAAGGACTCGGAAATGTATTATCTGGTTTCTTTGGCGGAATTGCTGGTTGTGGTATGATTGGACAAACTATTATTAATCTTAATTATGGTGGAATTGGTCGTTTAGCAACGTTCTTGTCTGGTTTCTTCATGTTAATGTCGGTAGTATTATTTAATAAAGTGGTTATTCAAATTCCTATCGTTGCTCTGGCAGCAGTAATGGTTGTTGTAGCCTATGAAACCATTGACTGGAGATCGGTTAAACGATTAAATATCATGCCTAAAAATGAAAGCTTTGTTATGCTCTTAACTGTGGGAATTGTATTAGTTACACATAATCTAGCCTATGGTGTTGTTGCCGGGACTCTAGTAAGTGCAATTTTTGCAGCCTTTAGCATGACCCATTTCCAAGTAGAAAAAGGAACAGATCATGATGAGTATCATTATAAGGCGCATGGACATCTTTACTTCGCATCAGCTGAAAAGTTTTTAGACTTTTTTGTACATGATTTTGATCATGAAGGTGAGTTAGTTATCGACGTCAGTGCTATGACTTTATGGGATTCTACGGCTGTTGAAGCTATTGATAAATTGATCAGTAAAAATAAAGAATCTGGTTTAACTTTTATTAATGCGAATAAACAAAGCAAAGAGTTGTTTAAGAAGAACTCAATACACAAGATGAAATAA
- a CDS encoding Mur ligase family protein — MKLTDLLKSVKIDSSCHNQLKIELDKIDIKKIAYHSKEVGADTLFVCIKGHQTDGHNYAKHAASQGATVIIVEDFIEDIHVIQLKVSDSREALAILSSNFFDHPSKSMNIFGVTATNGKTTITYMIEEIFKASQLKSGLIGTILVKIDKEIEMSRLTTPESYDLQQHFARMRDREITHVSMEVSSSALELKRVYNTDFDVVAFMNISPEHIKLHESFDAYFDAKASLIRNASKASTAILNLDEPLLIPLEKETEAQVITFGIENKSGTITVSDIRFSSGIPSFTVNIRKPFNTLSGKTIEITSFDLEMSVLGYHSIYNALTALVTGLVNDLPIEDIQRGIKNFQGVERRFQVLYDKEFKVIDDLLLNQNNIDSCMETISHLDYNELHLVHAIRGSNGPAHSTEIAESLTKWFHKMKIAKIILTTAPSHVNKIDEVTEEELDAFLKVMHQNKIEVTFFKELDDTLLFGVEQLNVADILLISGAHSMDQGARKTLELLKEIYPQVDHEKIDQVLKNKIIGMDPFKVAEKLLNLNSGT, encoded by the coding sequence ATGAAACTAACTGACTTATTGAAATCGGTAAAGATCGACTCTAGCTGCCATAATCAGCTTAAAATAGAATTAGATAAAATCGATATTAAAAAAATTGCTTATCACTCAAAAGAAGTAGGTGCAGATACTTTATTTGTCTGTATTAAAGGTCACCAAACAGATGGACATAACTACGCAAAACATGCTGCAAGTCAAGGTGCAACAGTTATCATTGTCGAAGATTTTATTGAAGATATTCATGTTATTCAACTTAAAGTCTCCGATAGTCGTGAAGCTTTGGCTATTTTATCGAGCAATTTTTTTGATCATCCTTCTAAATCAATGAATATATTCGGAGTAACTGCTACTAATGGGAAGACTACGATTACATACATGATAGAAGAAATTTTCAAGGCCTCTCAATTGAAATCCGGTTTAATAGGAACTATTCTAGTTAAGATTGACAAAGAGATTGAAATGAGTAGATTAACTACTCCAGAATCTTATGATTTGCAGCAACATTTTGCAAGGATGAGAGATCGTGAAATCACACATGTCTCCATGGAAGTTTCTTCTTCAGCGCTAGAACTTAAGCGCGTTTATAATACTGACTTTGACGTTGTAGCCTTTATGAATATCAGTCCAGAACATATCAAACTGCATGAATCATTTGATGCTTACTTTGATGCTAAAGCATCATTAATAAGAAATGCTTCTAAAGCAAGTACAGCTATTTTAAACCTTGATGAACCATTGCTTATCCCTTTAGAAAAAGAGACTGAAGCACAAGTCATTACTTTTGGAATCGAAAATAAATCTGGTACAATCACCGTTTCAGATATACGTTTTTCGTCGGGAATACCATCATTTACAGTGAATATTCGAAAACCATTTAACACCTTAAGTGGAAAAACAATTGAGATAACAAGTTTTGATTTAGAGATGTCAGTTCTAGGCTATCATTCTATCTACAATGCACTCACAGCACTTGTTACGGGATTAGTCAATGATCTACCGATTGAAGATATCCAGCGAGGCATTAAAAATTTCCAAGGTGTAGAGCGTCGATTCCAGGTACTATACGATAAGGAATTTAAAGTGATAGACGACTTGTTATTGAATCAAAACAACATTGATTCATGCATGGAGACCATCAGTCATTTAGATTACAATGAGCTTCACCTTGTGCATGCAATCAGAGGTAGTAACGGCCCTGCGCATAGTACAGAAATTGCGGAGTCATTAACAAAATGGTTCCATAAAATGAAAATTGCTAAAATCATTCTGACGACGGCACCATCACATGTAAACAAAATTGATGAAGTCACAGAAGAAGAATTAGACGCTTTCTTGAAAGTAATGCATCAAAATAAAATCGAAGTTACGTTTTTTAAAGAACTCGATGATACCTTGCTATTTGGCGTTGAGCAGTTGAATGTAGCAGATATTCTATTGATTTCAGGAGCGCATTCGATGGATCAGGGTGCAAGAAAGACACTAGAATTATTAAAAGAAATTTACCCTCAAGTAGATCATGAAAAGATTGATCAAGTGTTAAAGAATAAAATCATTGGAATGGATCCTTTTAAAGTAGCTGAAAAATTATTAAATTTGAATTCTGGAACTTAA
- a CDS encoding putative immunity protein: MDIEDYAWNKHEQELREQNEFRYSESKIKIIDNVELRNKIEDNLENLPQKSVAKWALKVATPILEYLDSHLKNDVRVELGVEALEKRINGSINAYELRKIGFIVNELAKESKTEISKYAARSFAQAIATGHMRGHAMVSSDYAIKVVNHLTSNSPEASTKERRRQLEIFDNLNEKSYEIK; this comes from the coding sequence TTGGATATTGAAGATTATGCATGGAATAAACATGAACAAGAACTGAGAGAACAGAACGAGTTTAGATACAGTGAATCAAAAATTAAAATAATAGATAATGTAGAATTAAGGAATAAAATTGAAGATAATCTCGAAAATTTACCACAAAAATCAGTTGCTAAATGGGCTTTAAAAGTAGCGACCCCAATTTTGGAGTACCTTGATAGCCATTTGAAAAACGATGTACGGGTAGAGTTAGGGGTAGAAGCTTTAGAAAAGCGAATAAATGGAAGTATAAATGCGTATGAATTACGCAAAATTGGATTCATTGTAAACGAATTAGCTAAAGAATCAAAAACTGAAATTAGTAAGTATGCCGCACGTTCATTTGCACAAGCAATTGCAACTGGACACATGCGAGGTCATGCTATGGTTAGCAGTGATTATGCAATAAAAGTAGTAAACCATTTAACGAGTAATTCGCCAGAAGCTTCAACAAAGGAAAGAAGAAGGCAATTAGAGATCTTTGACAATTTAAATGAAAAGTCATATGAAATCAAATAG
- a CDS encoding DUF1801 domain-containing protein, producing MERLSKDKQVQKFLEEMMKTDNKKFIILESIRNVVYTNNEKTKERIMYGGIMFSAEKDWGGIYVYKNHISFEFSEGFKLNDPENLLQGTGNKRRHLKLKSVSEISDKKVDFFVKQTLLF from the coding sequence ATGGAACGATTATCAAAGGATAAACAGGTTCAAAAATTTTTAGAAGAAATGATGAAAACTGACAATAAGAAGTTCATTATATTAGAATCCATAAGAAACGTTGTATATACAAATAATGAAAAAACGAAAGAAAGAATTATGTATGGGGGGATCATGTTCTCTGCTGAAAAGGATTGGGGTGGTATTTATGTATACAAGAATCATATCTCTTTTGAATTTTCAGAAGGATTTAAACTAAATGATCCAGAGAATTTATTACAAGGTACTGGTAATAAAAGACGTCATTTAAAATTAAAATCAGTATCCGAAATTTCTGATAAAAAAGTAGATTTTTTTGTTAAACAAACCTTACTTTTTTGA
- a CDS encoding NADPH-dependent F420 reductase produces MKIGIIGAGPIGTNIAKKLVNNGHDVKIADTRGLDNMAGKEISGTHVTVEDVIKNIDILIISLPSHVMPNIRTIIDQVDKDVIVVDTSNYYPFRDSKIEDIENGMVESLWVSKQLGRPVIKAISNQLAHTLENKGTTEGTSGRIAMTVSGDDQLQKQLVMGLVNDLGFDSVDSGPLSESWRQQPGTPAYCTELTKDELIDALKKANKEKAPLLRDKVMENFSPDFTHSDIVNLNREIYNS; encoded by the coding sequence ATGAAAATTGGAATAATCGGTGCGGGACCAATAGGGACAAATATTGCTAAAAAATTGGTGAATAATGGGCATGATGTCAAAATCGCAGACACCCGTGGGTTAGATAATATGGCAGGGAAAGAAATCTCAGGAACACATGTGACTGTAGAAGATGTCATAAAAAATATTGATATTCTTATTATTTCTCTCCCTTCTCATGTAATGCCAAACATTCGCACCATTATCGATCAAGTTGATAAAGACGTAATTGTTGTAGATACGTCAAATTACTATCCATTCAGAGACAGTAAAATTGAAGATATCGAGAACGGAATGGTTGAAAGTCTTTGGGTTTCAAAACAATTAGGTAGACCTGTCATTAAAGCTATCAGCAATCAATTAGCTCACACTTTGGAAAATAAAGGAACCACAGAAGGTACTAGTGGACGTATCGCAATGACGGTTTCAGGTGATGACCAATTACAAAAACAACTAGTCATGGGCTTAGTAAATGATTTAGGTTTCGATTCAGTAGATAGTGGACCTTTAAGTGAGTCATGGAGACAACAACCCGGCACCCCTGCTTACTGCACAGAATTAACAAAAGACGAGTTAATAGACGCTTTAAAAAAAGCAAATAAAGAAAAAGCACCCTTGTTAAGAGATAAAGTAATGGAGAACTTTTCACCTGATTTTACTCACTCAGACATCGTAAACTTAAATAGAGAAATCTATAACTCATAA
- a CDS encoding winged helix-turn-helix transcriptional regulator, with product MARICKDGFEKEFINEHRDVYGIAYTQNILSGRWKYIILWFLKNKERRYSEIKAFLWDISQGSLTKQLRELETDGLINREVFPEVPPRVEYSLTTKGREFIPVIDIMENFGKKYGEKSQ from the coding sequence ATGGCTAGAATATGTAAGGACGGGTTTGAAAAAGAGTTTATTAATGAGCATAGAGATGTTTATGGTATTGCGTATACTCAAAACATCCTTTCTGGACGTTGGAAATATATTATTCTTTGGTTTTTAAAAAATAAAGAACGACGTTACAGTGAAATTAAAGCTTTTTTATGGGACATATCACAAGGATCCCTTACAAAACAATTGCGAGAATTAGAGACAGATGGATTAATTAACCGAGAAGTTTTCCCAGAAGTACCTCCGCGTGTCGAATATTCATTAACCACTAAGGGGCGTGAATTTATTCCAGTTATTGATATAATGGAAAACTTTGGTAAAAAATACGGTGAGAAATCTCAATGA
- a CDS encoding DUF1905 domain-containing protein: MIKIIDNQKLELHYKEGFGTWTYHLRLPGTVDIKGRWGHLKVSGTIDDFEVKNIYLAPRKNEDKIISINKEIRDAIGKSGGDMVMVTLYLHD, encoded by the coding sequence ATGATCAAAATAATTGACAATCAGAAACTCGAGTTGCATTACAAAGAGGGATTCGGAACCTGGACCTATCACCTTAGACTTCCAGGAACAGTCGATATTAAAGGAAGATGGGGACATTTAAAAGTATCTGGTACAATTGACGATTTTGAAGTGAAAAACATTTATTTAGCTCCAAGGAAGAATGAAGATAAAATTATCTCAATCAATAAGGAAATTAGAGATGCAATAGGAAAAAGCGGTGGAGATATGGTAATGGTAACTCTATACTTGCATGATTAG
- a CDS encoding S-(hydroxymethyl)glutathione dehydrogenase/class III alcohol dehydrogenase codes for MKSRAAVAFGPNEPLKIVEIDVEEPKEKEVLVKILYTSVCHTDAFTLSGEDPEGIFPAVLGHEGAGVVVSVGKGVTSVKSGDHVIPLYTPECGKCEFCLSGKTNLCSAVRETQGKGLMPDGTTRFSYKGEPIYHYMGTSTFSEYTVVNEINLVKVDEDAPLDKVCLFGCGVTTGLGAVKHTAKVEEGATTAVFGLGAIGLAVIQGLKKANAKRIIAVDLNPDKWELAKQMGATDFVNPADYDQPIQEVIVEMTNGGVDYSFECIGNVEVMKSALEACHKGWGESIIIGVAGAGKEIHTRPFQLVTGRVWRGSAFGGVKGRTELPGMVQDYMDGEIDLDSFITHHLAFKDINEAFDLLHKGESIRTILTYEE; via the coding sequence ATGAAAAGTAGAGCAGCAGTAGCATTTGGACCAAATGAGCCACTTAAAATCGTTGAGATTGATGTAGAAGAGCCAAAAGAAAAAGAAGTATTAGTGAAAATATTATACACATCTGTTTGTCATACAGATGCATTTACGTTATCAGGAGAAGATCCAGAGGGAATTTTCCCAGCTGTTTTAGGACACGAGGGAGCCGGAGTAGTTGTATCTGTGGGTAAAGGAGTAACCTCTGTAAAATCAGGAGATCATGTCATTCCTTTATATACACCAGAATGTGGGAAATGTGAGTTCTGTCTTTCTGGTAAAACTAATTTATGTAGTGCGGTTCGTGAGACTCAAGGAAAAGGTTTAATGCCTGACGGAACGACAAGATTCTCATATAAAGGAGAACCTATCTATCACTATATGGGAACAAGTACATTCAGTGAATACACAGTAGTCAATGAAATCAACTTAGTAAAAGTTGATGAAGATGCTCCTTTAGACAAAGTTTGTTTGTTTGGTTGTGGGGTCACTACTGGCCTGGGAGCTGTTAAACATACTGCAAAAGTCGAAGAAGGTGCTACAACAGCAGTATTTGGTTTAGGAGCAATTGGTTTAGCAGTTATTCAAGGGTTAAAGAAAGCAAATGCGAAACGTATTATTGCTGTAGATTTAAATCCTGATAAATGGGAATTAGCTAAACAAATGGGAGCGACTGATTTTGTTAATCCAGCTGATTATGATCAACCAATCCAAGAAGTCATAGTGGAAATGACAAATGGTGGTGTAGATTATAGTTTTGAATGTATTGGTAACGTAGAAGTAATGAAATCAGCACTTGAAGCCTGTCACAAAGGATGGGGAGAAAGTATTATTATTGGTGTCGCTGGTGCTGGGAAAGAAATTCACACACGTCCGTTCCAATTAGTAACGGGTCGTGTATGGCGCGGATCAGCATTTGGCGGAGTAAAAGGACGCACGGAATTACCAGGAATGGTTCAAGATTACATGGATGGTGAAATTGATCTGGATTCATTTATTACACATCACTTAGCATTCAAAGATATTAACGAAGCATTTGATTTATTGCACAAAGGTGAATCAATTCGCACTATTTTAACATATGAGGAGTGA